In Comamonas sp. lk, the following proteins share a genomic window:
- a CDS encoding DUF2076 family protein: MTSQEQQLLRELFERLAQTRGAPKDAQAEAEIRQGLAAVPDAAYWLAQRSLLLENALQQAQQQISQLQQEVDQGRQAAARTSGAGSFLSGGLDTHFGRGPLPAYESPQAAPAAQPAPSWRDRFFGGSAPAAQAAPSAAGGFLGTAAASAAGVAGGMLLFNGLGNLLGQHEAQSHSDKLQDEAQGSHQSLQSEKSAPDQMARDAGVDSIDSAASGNWDDGGSWDDDSYA; this comes from the coding sequence ATGACATCCCAAGAGCAACAACTGCTGCGCGAACTCTTTGAGCGTTTGGCGCAGACCCGAGGCGCGCCCAAGGATGCGCAGGCCGAGGCTGAAATTCGCCAGGGCCTGGCTGCCGTGCCCGATGCGGCCTACTGGCTGGCTCAGCGCAGCTTGCTGCTCGAGAACGCCTTGCAGCAGGCCCAGCAGCAGATCAGCCAGTTGCAGCAAGAAGTCGATCAGGGCCGCCAAGCCGCCGCCCGAACCAGCGGCGCAGGCAGCTTTCTGTCTGGCGGGCTGGACACGCATTTCGGCCGTGGGCCGCTGCCTGCCTATGAGTCGCCGCAAGCAGCGCCGGCCGCGCAGCCGGCTCCCAGCTGGCGCGATCGATTCTTTGGCGGTTCGGCCCCGGCAGCCCAGGCTGCGCCGTCCGCAGCGGGCGGCTTTCTGGGGACTGCTGCCGCATCGGCCGCCGGCGTGGCTGGCGGTATGTTGCTCTTCAACGGCCTGGGCAATCTGCTGGGTCAGCATGAGGCGCAAAGCCATTCAGACAAGCTGCAGGATGAAGCGCAGGGCAGCCATCAAAGCCTGCAAAGCGAAAAGTCGGCGCCCGATCAAATGGCCCGCGATGCCGGTGTGGACAGCATAGACAGCGCCGCCAGCGGCAACTGGGATGACGGCGGCAGCTGGGATGACGACAGTTATGCCTGA
- a CDS encoding ABC transporter ATP-binding protein, which produces MLDVRNIAVRYGKHEALHGVSLQVQPGELVVMLGANGAGKSSLLKALGGMVRPETGASAQLAGKELMQLPSHAIVQSGLALVPEGRGVFGDLSVKENLLLGAQPQRARANEAQNLERVFALFPKLRDRLPQAVRTMSGGEQQMVAVGRALMSQPDILLLDEPSLGLSPLMCKELFAALARIKTLGMGVLLVEQNARQSLAIADRGYLLETGRIVGQGSATDLSNSPAVRRAYLGGEH; this is translated from the coding sequence ATGCTTGATGTGCGCAATATCGCCGTGCGCTACGGCAAGCACGAGGCCTTGCATGGCGTGAGTCTGCAGGTGCAGCCCGGTGAACTGGTCGTCATGCTGGGCGCCAACGGCGCGGGCAAATCCAGCCTGCTCAAGGCCCTGGGCGGCATGGTCAGGCCCGAGACGGGCGCGAGCGCGCAACTGGCAGGCAAGGAGCTGATGCAGCTGCCCTCCCATGCCATCGTGCAATCGGGCCTGGCTCTGGTGCCCGAAGGACGCGGCGTGTTTGGCGATCTCAGCGTGAAGGAGAACCTGTTGCTGGGCGCTCAGCCCCAGCGGGCCCGCGCCAACGAGGCGCAGAACCTGGAGCGCGTGTTCGCCCTGTTTCCCAAGCTGCGCGATCGATTGCCGCAGGCGGTGCGCACCATGAGCGGCGGCGAGCAGCAGATGGTGGCCGTGGGCCGCGCGCTGATGAGCCAGCCCGATATCTTGTTGCTGGACGAGCCCTCGCTAGGCCTGTCGCCGCTGATGTGCAAGGAGCTGTTCGCGGCGCTGGCCCGCATCAAGACCCTGGGCATGGGTGTGCTGCTGGTGGAGCAAAACGCCCGCCAAAGCCTGGCCATTGCCGATCGCGGCTATCTGCTGGAGACCGGCCGCATTGTCGGCCAGGGCTCGGCCACAGATCTTTCAAACAGCCCGGCGGTACGACGCGCGTACCTGGGCGGTGAACATTGA
- a CDS encoding aldehyde dehydrogenase, whose amino-acid sequence MIEQKMLIGGQECIASNGATFERKNPLDGSVATRAPAATTEDATRACDAAAAAFPAWSQLGPNARRAMLMKASHALEAKGEAIAAAMAAETGASGIWAGFNVHLAASMLLEAASLTTQINGEIIPSDVPGSVAMAVRQPAGVVLGIAPWNAPVILAVRSISTALACGNTVILKGSELCPATHGLIIEALQDAGLPAGVVNFVTNAPADAGSVVEAIVAHPAVRRVSFTGSTKVGRIIGQTCAKHLKPALLELGGKAPFLVLDDADIDAAVNAATFGAFANSGQICMSTERFVVDNQVADEFIAKFAAKAKSLPLGDPRKGPVVLGSVVDQATVERCNAMIDDALAKGAKIVCGGKAENTLMPATLIDHVTPAMRIFHEETFGPVKGIVRVNGEEEAIATANDNEFGLSSAVFTKDTARGWRVAARIEAGICHINGPTVHDEAQMPFGGVKASGYGHFGGRQGIDAFTETRWVTMQTSERHYPF is encoded by the coding sequence ATGATTGAACAGAAAATGCTGATTGGCGGCCAGGAATGCATCGCCAGCAATGGCGCGACTTTCGAGCGCAAGAACCCTCTGGATGGCTCGGTGGCCACACGCGCCCCTGCAGCGACGACCGAAGACGCGACTCGCGCCTGCGATGCCGCAGCAGCAGCCTTCCCCGCCTGGTCGCAGCTAGGCCCCAATGCCCGTCGTGCCATGCTGATGAAGGCCTCGCACGCCCTGGAGGCCAAGGGCGAAGCGATTGCCGCCGCCATGGCGGCCGAGACCGGTGCCTCGGGCATCTGGGCCGGCTTCAATGTGCACCTGGCCGCCAGCATGCTGCTGGAAGCCGCTTCGCTGACCACGCAGATCAATGGCGAAATCATCCCCTCCGACGTGCCGGGCAGCGTGGCCATGGCCGTGCGCCAGCCAGCCGGTGTGGTGCTGGGCATTGCGCCCTGGAATGCGCCCGTCATCCTGGCCGTTCGCAGCATCTCCACGGCCCTAGCCTGCGGCAACACCGTGATTCTCAAAGGCTCGGAGCTGTGCCCCGCCACCCACGGCCTGATCATCGAAGCACTGCAGGATGCCGGCCTGCCTGCCGGCGTGGTGAACTTTGTGACCAATGCGCCAGCAGACGCCGGCAGCGTGGTCGAGGCCATCGTGGCCCACCCCGCCGTGCGCCGCGTGAGCTTTACCGGGTCCACCAAGGTGGGCCGCATCATCGGCCAGACCTGCGCCAAGCACCTCAAGCCCGCGCTGCTGGAATTGGGCGGCAAGGCTCCCTTCCTGGTATTGGACGATGCCGACATCGACGCCGCCGTGAATGCCGCCACCTTTGGCGCTTTCGCCAACTCGGGCCAGATCTGCATGTCCACCGAGCGCTTTGTGGTGGACAACCAGGTGGCCGACGAATTCATCGCCAAGTTTGCCGCCAAGGCCAAGAGCCTGCCGCTGGGCGATCCGCGCAAAGGCCCGGTGGTGCTGGGCTCGGTGGTCGATCAGGCCACGGTGGAGCGCTGCAACGCCATGATTGACGACGCTCTGGCCAAGGGCGCCAAAATCGTCTGCGGCGGCAAGGCCGAGAACACGCTGATGCCGGCCACGCTGATCGACCATGTGACACCAGCGATGCGCATCTTTCACGAAGAGACTTTCGGCCCGGTCAAGGGCATCGTGCGCGTCAATGGCGAGGAAGAAGCGATCGCCACCGCCAACGACAACGAGTTCGGTCTGTCCTCTGCCGTGTTCACCAAGGACACTGCCCGCGGCTGGCGCGTGGCGGCGCGCATCGAGGCCGGCATCTGCCACATCAACGGCCCCACGGTGCATGACGAAGCACAAATGCCTTTTGGCGGCGTCAAGGCTTCGGGCTACGGCCACTTTGGCGGGCGGCAAGGTATTGATGCCTTTACCGAAACCCGCTGGGTGACCATGCAGACGAGCGAGCGCCACTACCCGTTCTAA
- a CDS encoding response regulator transcription factor: MRILLIEDESTLREQLLLALQQAGHTVEMAADGETAQYLGEVESFDAAVLDLGLPVRDGLSVLRAWRAQGRTMPVLILTARGAWHEKVAGMDAGADDYLAKPFHMEELLARLRALLRRLSPHASALWQCGSISLDSRQARVTVEGQALTLTSHEFKVLALLMQRMNNVVSRTELSEHIYPQDSDRDSNTIEVFVGRLRKKLPAGSIETVRGLGYRLAAPEEIQNKHV; encoded by the coding sequence ATGCGAATCCTGCTGATCGAGGATGAATCCACGCTTCGCGAGCAGTTGCTGCTGGCGCTGCAGCAAGCCGGCCATACGGTGGAGATGGCCGCCGATGGCGAGACGGCCCAGTATCTGGGAGAGGTGGAAAGCTTTGACGCCGCGGTGCTGGACCTGGGCCTTCCCGTGCGCGATGGCCTGAGCGTTCTGCGAGCCTGGCGTGCGCAGGGCCGCACCATGCCTGTGCTGATACTCACGGCACGCGGTGCCTGGCATGAAAAAGTGGCGGGTATGGATGCAGGAGCCGACGACTACCTGGCCAAACCTTTTCACATGGAAGAGTTGCTGGCCCGTCTGCGAGCCTTGCTGCGGCGCTTGAGCCCCCATGCCAGCGCTCTATGGCAATGCGGATCGATCAGCCTCGATTCGCGTCAGGCCAGAGTCACCGTCGAGGGTCAGGCACTGACGTTGACCAGCCACGAGTTCAAAGTGCTGGCCCTGTTGATGCAACGCATGAACAACGTGGTGTCACGCACCGAACTGTCGGAGCACATCTACCCCCAGGACAGCGACCGCGACTCCAACACCATTGAAGTCTTTGTGGGGCGGCTGAGAAAAAAGCTGCCCGCCGGCTCGATTGAAACCGTTCGCGGCCTGGGCTATCGCCTGGCGGCTCCCGAAGAAATCCAGAACAAGCATGTCTGA
- a CDS encoding peptidylprolyl isomerase, with translation MEVTEQCVVALTWVMKDTLGEELDVLEEPVDFLIGGDDLFKRIEEALQGHGVGTQIDLHLEPEEAFGDYDENLILLEKRELFPSEIEEGMSFESSAMPKGTSAVLPGLLYTVTEIYPEHVVLDGNHPLAGIALRLHIKIEGVRQATEEEVGRGTAGTGFFRIEPMAPGNETLH, from the coding sequence ATGGAAGTTACCGAACAATGCGTGGTCGCCCTGACCTGGGTCATGAAGGACACTCTGGGAGAAGAGCTGGACGTGCTCGAAGAGCCGGTGGATTTTCTGATCGGTGGTGACGACTTGTTCAAGCGCATCGAAGAAGCGCTGCAAGGCCACGGCGTGGGCACCCAGATCGATCTGCATCTGGAACCCGAAGAAGCTTTTGGCGACTATGACGAGAATCTGATCCTGCTGGAAAAGCGCGAACTCTTTCCCTCTGAGATCGAAGAAGGCATGAGCTTCGAGTCCAGCGCCATGCCCAAGGGCACCAGCGCCGTGCTGCCGGGCCTGCTCTACACCGTGACCGAGATCTACCCCGAGCATGTGGTGCTGGACGGCAACCATCCACTGGCCGGCATTGCGCTGCGCCTGCATATCAAGATCGAGGGCGTGCGCCAGGCCACCGAAGAAGAAGTCGGCCGCGGCACGGCCGGCACAGGCTTTTTCCGCATCGAACCCATGGCTCCGGGCAACGAAACCCTGCACTGA
- a CDS encoding ABC transporter ATP-binding protein yields MKTATLLSLRSATKRFGGLVAVNNLSFDVYPGEVVGLLGPNGSGKTTAMNLISGALPLNGGEILFKGQALHRLKSHQIARLGIARTFQLVKVLGSMSCTDNVIAGMAFKPRPLFGKAAAQRAQELLQRVGLADLAQTAAGDLTYINQKRLELARALALEPQILLLDEWLAGLNPTELQQGIALIQQLQASGLTILMVEHVMDAVHALCSRCVVMNAGSKIADGPTAQVLKQPEVVRAYLGGDEEDAAEAAHA; encoded by the coding sequence ATGAAGACCGCCACCTTGCTTTCCCTGCGTTCCGCGACCAAGCGTTTTGGCGGTCTGGTGGCCGTCAACAACCTGAGCTTTGATGTCTACCCCGGCGAAGTCGTGGGTCTGCTCGGACCCAACGGCTCGGGCAAGACCACGGCCATGAATCTGATTTCGGGCGCCCTGCCCCTCAATGGCGGCGAAATCCTGTTCAAGGGCCAGGCCCTGCACAGGCTGAAAAGCCATCAGATTGCACGGCTGGGCATTGCGCGCACCTTTCAGCTGGTCAAGGTGCTGGGCTCCATGAGCTGCACCGACAACGTCATCGCCGGCATGGCTTTCAAGCCCAGACCGCTATTTGGCAAAGCGGCTGCGCAACGTGCGCAGGAGCTGCTGCAACGCGTGGGTCTGGCCGATTTGGCCCAGACCGCTGCGGGCGATCTCACCTATATCAACCAGAAGCGTCTGGAGCTGGCCCGCGCCCTGGCACTGGAGCCGCAGATTCTGCTGCTCGACGAATGGCTGGCCGGCCTCAATCCCACGGAACTGCAGCAGGGCATTGCGCTGATACAGCAGCTGCAGGCCAGCGGCCTGACCATCTTGATGGTCGAACATGTGATGGATGCGGTGCACGCCCTGTGCAGCCGTTGCGTGGTGATGAATGCGGGCTCAAAAATAGCCGACGGCCCCACGGCCCAGGTGCTCAAGCAGCCCGAGGTGGTACGCGCCTATCTGGGTGGTGATGAGGAAGATGCTGCGGAGGCTGCCCATGCTTGA
- a CDS encoding PepSY domain-containing protein, which translates to MHSLQAGTAVHTLTSEPLRRASAAPVSGRSSMRLCCIALAGAAALMSAGVCLAAPQDSMADRATASLAAVRGMALGPALSIREVCDRLEKMGYREFREVEWDDGRYKVKATANDGRFVKLDVDGRNGDVLRVRSQD; encoded by the coding sequence ATGCACAGCCTACAAGCCGGCACTGCCGTCCATACCTTGACCTCCGAGCCATTGCGCAGGGCCAGCGCCGCGCCTGTTTCGGGCAGATCTTCCATGCGTCTGTGTTGTATCGCCCTGGCGGGAGCGGCGGCGCTCATGTCCGCTGGCGTTTGCCTGGCAGCACCGCAGGATTCCATGGCAGACAGGGCCACGGCATCGCTGGCCGCTGTGCGCGGCATGGCCTTGGGGCCGGCGCTGAGCATTCGCGAGGTATGCGACAGGCTGGAGAAGATGGGCTATCGCGAGTTTCGGGAAGTCGAATGGGATGACGGCCGCTACAAGGTCAAGGCCACGGCCAACGATGGCCGCTTTGTGAAGCTGGATGTGGATGGCCGCAACGGCGATGTATTGCGTGTCCGTAGCCAAGACTAG
- a CDS encoding branched-chain amino acid ABC transporter permease has protein sequence MNLIDILLAGAMLGGLYGLIAMGLTLQYGVARIMNLSYGEFLIAPAFLAFFAVSSWGISPLLLLALVVPLGFAVQWAIYQLLLTPLVRRAKGGPSLEVDSILATFGMLFVVQGVMMVLFGGDYHSYTYLSEPLEIFGSKVAANRLLVLGFAIVLGGGLYLLLTRTRAGAVVRAVSVAPQFAHLVGINVRSTAALAYGLGGALVAVCGVLVSMFLPFSAGMGTMFAMKALIVVIMGGVGNLMGCLVAGMLLGFAETLVASFVDPGLTLAVNYAVFLLVLLFKPTGLFGRSAR, from the coding sequence ATGAATTTAATAGACATCCTTCTCGCCGGCGCCATGCTGGGCGGGCTCTACGGCTTGATTGCCATGGGGCTGACGCTGCAGTACGGCGTGGCCCGCATCATGAATCTCTCGTATGGGGAGTTTCTGATTGCGCCGGCTTTCCTGGCTTTTTTTGCCGTCAGCAGCTGGGGCATTTCGCCGCTGCTCCTGCTGGCGCTGGTGGTGCCGCTGGGTTTTGCGGTGCAGTGGGCCATTTACCAACTGCTGCTGACCCCACTGGTGCGCCGCGCCAAGGGCGGGCCGTCGCTGGAAGTGGACTCCATACTCGCCACCTTCGGCATGCTGTTTGTGGTGCAAGGCGTGATGATGGTGCTGTTTGGCGGCGATTATCACAGCTATACCTATCTGTCCGAGCCGCTGGAGATTTTCGGCAGCAAGGTGGCGGCCAACCGCCTGCTGGTGCTGGGCTTTGCCATCGTGCTGGGCGGCGGACTGTATCTGCTGCTGACCCGCACCCGGGCCGGGGCCGTGGTGCGTGCCGTCTCGGTGGCACCGCAATTCGCGCATCTGGTCGGCATCAATGTGCGCAGCACGGCAGCTCTGGCCTACGGCCTGGGCGGTGCACTGGTCGCCGTCTGCGGTGTGCTGGTCAGCATGTTTCTGCCCTTCTCGGCCGGCATGGGCACCATGTTTGCGATGAAGGCGCTGATCGTGGTCATCATGGGCGGCGTGGGCAACCTCATGGGCTGCCTAGTGGCCGGCATGTTGCTGGGTTTTGCCGAGACGCTGGTGGCGTCCTTTGTCGATCCCGGCCTGACGCTGGCCGTCAATTACGCCGTGTTCTTGCTGGTGCTGTTGTTCAAGCCCACAGGCCTGTTCGGGAGGAGTGCGCGATGA
- a CDS encoding sensor histidine kinase codes for MSDHTIHATMARQAHHERDTGSWKNSLRLRLLTGTLIWVLGALLLTGWGLRALFAEHLAQQLRSQLVAKLDRLSGAVSFQMDQPVQITVAPFSGDPLLQQPLSGMYWQVDQLDATGQATVHAGIQRSRSLWDQTLDWPLFKADKTWEPTLPLHAPATYGHMSDGNGNGLVVVTRTVQLPETDAPVLRLMVAADTAMLAVPLQRFTKMLIAALCVLAAGLVIAVVVQLQLALAPLTALRRQLAAVSQGEAPEIQGEHPTEIMPLVQEFNHVLRMNAQMVERARTQAGNLAHAVNTPLSIMGNAAAQQDDALATLVREQVASASRQVEHHLARARAAAAAAQQGHGLRTPLEQPLQSLVRTMSKLHAARDIRFELQGDASDWDFKGDTQDLMEMLGNLLDNAGKWAQSLVLLQIQPAVDSSRYITLNIDDDGPGIAAEQRERIFMRGERLDEQRPGAGLGLDIVRDLVQTYGGSIEALSSPLGGLRMVLTLPGARRKA; via the coding sequence ATGTCTGATCACACCATTCACGCCACCATGGCCCGCCAAGCTCACCATGAGCGCGATACCGGCTCCTGGAAAAATTCTCTGCGTCTGCGCCTGCTCACCGGCACCCTGATCTGGGTTCTGGGCGCTCTCCTGCTGACCGGCTGGGGGCTGCGTGCGCTGTTTGCCGAACATCTGGCTCAGCAGCTGCGCTCTCAGCTCGTCGCCAAGCTTGACCGGCTGAGCGGTGCAGTGAGCTTTCAGATGGACCAGCCCGTGCAGATCACGGTCGCCCCGTTTTCCGGCGACCCGCTGCTGCAACAACCGCTGTCTGGCATGTACTGGCAGGTTGATCAGCTGGACGCTACAGGACAGGCCACGGTGCATGCCGGTATCCAGCGCTCGCGCTCGCTCTGGGACCAGACACTGGACTGGCCTCTGTTCAAAGCCGACAAGACCTGGGAGCCCACACTCCCTTTGCATGCGCCGGCCACCTACGGCCATATGTCCGACGGCAACGGCAATGGGCTGGTGGTGGTGACGCGTACCGTACAGCTGCCAGAGACTGACGCCCCTGTCTTGCGGCTGATGGTGGCGGCCGATACCGCCATGCTGGCCGTTCCGCTGCAGCGCTTTACCAAAATGCTGATTGCCGCCCTGTGCGTGCTGGCCGCAGGACTGGTCATCGCCGTGGTCGTGCAACTTCAGCTGGCGCTGGCACCGCTGACGGCACTGCGGCGGCAACTCGCAGCCGTCAGCCAGGGCGAGGCCCCGGAAATCCAGGGCGAGCACCCAACGGAAATCATGCCTCTGGTTCAGGAATTCAACCATGTGCTGCGCATGAATGCCCAGATGGTGGAGCGCGCCCGCACCCAGGCCGGCAATCTGGCCCATGCGGTCAACACTCCGCTGAGCATCATGGGCAACGCGGCGGCGCAGCAAGACGATGCCCTGGCGACTCTGGTGCGCGAGCAGGTTGCCAGCGCCAGCCGCCAGGTCGAGCATCACCTGGCCCGCGCACGGGCCGCTGCCGCCGCAGCACAGCAAGGCCATGGCCTGCGCACACCGCTGGAGCAGCCGCTGCAGTCTCTGGTACGCACCATGAGCAAGCTGCATGCGGCGCGAGACATACGTTTCGAGCTGCAAGGCGATGCCTCGGACTGGGACTTCAAGGGCGACACGCAGGACCTGATGGAAATGTTGGGCAATCTGCTGGACAACGCGGGCAAATGGGCACAGTCGCTGGTGCTGTTGCAGATTCAGCCAGCGGTCGATAGCAGCCGCTACATCACGCTGAACATTGACGATGACGGCCCAGGCATCGCCGCCGAGCAACGCGAGCGCATCTTCATGCGCGGCGAGCGGCTGGACGAACAGCGCCCGGGCGCAGGCCTTGGCCTCGATATCGTGCGCGACCTGGTTCAGACTTATGGCGGCAGCATAGAAGCCTTGAGCTCGCCTTTGGGTGGGCTGCGCATGGTGTTGACACTGCCGGGTGCCAGACGCAAGGCCTGA
- a CDS encoding glycine zipper 2TM domain-containing protein: MNVIQRWGRVAMVAGIAAALSACVAYPQGSYQNGYPAQGSYSQSAYSGSGFPATTQSYPVGSAPVQTYPAHNCGYNNPNCYSQQPQPNYVQQGRVLNIETVRVQDGSGIGAGGAIAGGVIGGVLGNQVGGGSGRTLATIAGVVGGALAGSAVQNSVGGGSVRDIYRVTVQLQDGNVRAFDYQHAPPFSIGERVRVDGNQLYR; the protein is encoded by the coding sequence ATGAACGTCATTCAACGCTGGGGCCGAGTGGCCATGGTCGCCGGCATCGCGGCAGCTCTCTCAGCCTGTGTGGCCTATCCTCAGGGCAGCTATCAGAACGGCTACCCGGCACAGGGTAGTTATTCGCAGAGCGCCTATTCCGGCTCCGGTTTTCCCGCCACAACTCAGTCTTACCCGGTGGGCAGTGCTCCCGTTCAAACCTATCCGGCCCATAACTGCGGCTATAACAATCCCAACTGCTATTCGCAACAGCCTCAGCCGAATTATGTGCAACAAGGCCGCGTGCTCAATATCGAAACCGTGCGCGTGCAGGACGGCAGCGGCATTGGCGCAGGCGGTGCGATTGCTGGCGGCGTGATTGGCGGGGTGCTGGGTAACCAGGTCGGTGGCGGCTCGGGCCGCACATTGGCCACGATTGCCGGTGTGGTCGGCGGTGCGCTGGCCGGTAGCGCCGTGCAAAACAGTGTCGGTGGTGGCAGCGTGCGCGATATTTACCGCGTTACAGTGCAGCTGCAAGATGGCAACGTGCGCGCTTTTGACTACCAGCATGCGCCCCCGTTCAGTATTGGCGAGCGCGTGCGCGTGGACGGCAATCAGCTCTACCGCTGA
- a CDS encoding branched-chain amino acid ABC transporter permease, with translation MTPTNRKEILIWVLSAIALLGLALLPHWLRDEYYLSLLISILMYCVLATAWALFSGPTRYISLATVAFFGMGAYVTAVFGEQLPWAAVLAIAAGVGLVMALLVGLSTLRLSGVYFVIFSFGLAELVKQLVTWWEVNITKDLGRYVFVEITQLDIYWQLLALLALVLLLRALINRSRLGLALRVIGEDETVATHVGINTTTAKVLLFTVSAVFITVTGAIMAPRWTYIDPSIAFAPAISFQTLIMALLGGAGALFGPLLGAVPLVLLFEYLSANFPNHFAILLGLVFIVIVYFVPQGLSDVFARLFTRKGGKP, from the coding sequence ATGACCCCGACAAACCGCAAGGAAATTCTGATCTGGGTCCTCAGCGCCATTGCCCTGCTGGGTCTGGCCCTGCTGCCGCATTGGCTGAGAGACGAGTACTACCTGTCCCTGCTGATCAGCATCCTCATGTACTGCGTGCTGGCCACGGCCTGGGCACTGTTCTCGGGGCCCACGCGCTATATCTCGCTGGCCACTGTCGCCTTCTTCGGCATGGGTGCCTATGTGACGGCCGTGTTTGGCGAACAACTGCCCTGGGCGGCCGTGCTGGCGATTGCGGCCGGCGTGGGCCTGGTCATGGCGCTGCTGGTGGGCCTGTCCACGCTACGCCTGTCCGGCGTGTACTTTGTGATCTTCAGCTTTGGCCTGGCCGAGCTGGTCAAGCAGCTGGTGACCTGGTGGGAGGTCAATATCACCAAAGACCTGGGCCGCTATGTGTTTGTGGAGATCACCCAGCTCGATATCTACTGGCAGCTGCTGGCCTTGCTGGCCCTGGTCTTGCTGCTGCGCGCCCTCATCAACCGCTCGCGCCTGGGTCTGGCTTTGCGGGTGATCGGCGAAGACGAAACCGTGGCCACCCACGTGGGCATCAACACCACCACCGCCAAGGTGCTGCTGTTCACCGTCAGCGCCGTCTTCATCACCGTGACGGGCGCCATCATGGCCCCGCGCTGGACCTATATAGACCCCAGCATTGCCTTTGCGCCGGCCATCTCGTTTCAGACGCTGATCATGGCCTTGCTCGGCGGTGCGGGAGCGCTGTTCGGCCCCTTGCTGGGCGCCGTGCCTCTGGTGCTGCTGTTCGAGTACCTGAGCGCCAACTTCCCCAACCATTTCGCCATCTTGCTGGGCCTGGTGTTTATCGTGATCGTTTACTTCGTGCCCCAAGGCCTGTCGGACGTTTTCGCCAGGCTGTTCACCAGAAAGGGAGGCAAGCCATGA
- a CDS encoding PepSY domain-containing protein encodes MLALLLALAGAATLVIWPTASDAGDNDHEMARQALRQGQVLPLRTVLDRVEQQYQGQVIKVEFERDDGRFVYEIRLLQSDGKVVKLEIDAGDGSLISMKRKK; translated from the coding sequence CTGCTTGCGCTGCTGTTGGCACTGGCGGGCGCTGCCACGTTGGTCATATGGCCTACCGCCTCCGATGCCGGCGACAACGACCATGAAATGGCACGCCAGGCCTTGCGCCAGGGCCAGGTGCTGCCGCTGCGCACGGTGCTGGACCGCGTGGAACAGCAATATCAAGGACAGGTGATCAAGGTGGAATTCGAGCGCGATGACGGCAGGTTCGTCTATGAAATCCGGCTGCTGCAAAGCGACGGCAAGGTGGTCAAACTCGAGATCGATGCCGGCGACGGCAGCCTGATCAGCATGAAGCGCAAAAAATGA